The genomic region GCGTTGAGCTGGTGGCGACCTTCAACGAGCCGATGGTCTACGTCGTGGCTTCATACGTGGAAGGCATGTGGCCGCCCTTCAGAAGGAACCCGCTGAAGGCTGAGAAAGTCGCGGCAAACCTGATCAAAGCCCATGCCATCGCCTACGAGATCCTCCGCGGGAAGTTCAGGGTCGGAATAGTGAAGAACCGCCCGCACTTCATCCCGGCGAGCGATTCAGAGAGGGACAGAAAGGCGGCGGAGGAGATAGACTACACCTTCAACCGCTCGCTCCTGGACGGAATCCTGACCGGGAAATTCAGAGGTTTTATGAGAACCTTCGACGTCCCCCCGAGCGGCCTCGACTGGCTCGGGATGAACTACTACAACATCATAAAGGTCAAAGCTGTGAGGAACCCGCTCAAACGCTTCGCCGTCGAGGACGCCAACGTGAGCAGGAAAACAGACATGGGCTGGAGCGTCTACCCGAGGGGCATCTACGAGGGGCTGAAGGCGTTCTCGGGGTATAACCTTCCGCTCTACGTCACCGAGAACGGGATAGCGACGCTCGACGACGAGTGGCGCATCGAGTTCATAGTCCAACACCTCCAGTATGTCCACAGAGCTTTGGAAGAGGGCATCGACGTGAGGGGCTACTTCTACTGGTCGCTCATAGACAACTACGAGTGGGCTGAGGGTTTTAGACCGCGCTTTGGACTCATAGAGGTCGACTACGATACGTTCGAGAGGAAGCCGAGGAGGAGCGCCCACGTCTACGGCGAAATCGCAAAGAAGGGAGAGATAAGCGACGAGCTGCTTGGGCGGTACTCTATAAAATTCCTCCGACGTTTTTAGTCTCCCCATATTTATATTTCTTATACAATGCAAAAAGAGAAAAGGAAGTCATCTCTCAGTGTTTGGATCAAGTGAGTTAGGACAGAAGTTTCCAATGCATGGTGGGGATGAATCCTGGCCGTCATCTATTGTGGTAAAGTACATTGCCACTTCTACGTTGTTGTTATCCGCGAGTTCAAGAGTCCTATTTAGTATGGAGGCGTAATAGAGCTGATTAGGGGCTCCCCGTTCTATGTCAACGTTGTAAGTGGTAACGGATTGTGAAGTTGATGAGTAGCTGAACGTTATTGACAATGCCCCAA from Thermococcus celericrescens harbors:
- a CDS encoding glycoside hydrolase family 1 protein, translating into MLRFPDGFLLGTATSSYQIEGGNVWSDWWYWAEKGKLPPAGKACNSWELYERDIELMAELGYRAYRFSIEWGRVFPEEGRPNEEALMRYQGIIDLLNENGIVPMLTLHHFTLPTWFALKGGFEREENLEHWRSYVELIADNIEGVELVATFNEPMVYVVASYVEGMWPPFRRNPLKAEKVAANLIKAHAIAYEILRGKFRVGIVKNRPHFIPASDSERDRKAAEEIDYTFNRSLLDGILTGKFRGFMRTFDVPPSGLDWLGMNYYNIIKVKAVRNPLKRFAVEDANVSRKTDMGWSVYPRGIYEGLKAFSGYNLPLYVTENGIATLDDEWRIEFIVQHLQYVHRALEEGIDVRGYFYWSLIDNYEWAEGFRPRFGLIEVDYDTFERKPRRSAHVYGEIAKKGEISDELLGRYSIKFLRRF